A region from the Borrelia hermsii DAH genome encodes:
- a CDS encoding single-stranded DNA-binding protein, which produces MSDINSVVLSGRLTRDSEITYVNNSIPILKFGLANNRRIKRNNEWIDYAQFFDCVLFGSRAERLIAFLLKGKQVVVNGSLRYESWDDKRTGDKRSKSSILVDEIQILSPLPALRATNKVDSDEGFHEDIPF; this is translated from the coding sequence ATGTCTGATATTAATTCAGTAGTCTTATCAGGGCGTCTGACTAGAGACAGTGAAATTACTTACGTTAACAACAGCATTCCTATTTTGAAGTTTGGTTTAGCTAATAATAGGAGAATAAAAAGGAATAATGAATGGATAGATTATGCTCAATTTTTTGATTGTGTGCTTTTTGGGAGTAGAGCAGAAAGACTAATAGCATTTCTTTTAAAGGGGAAACAAGTTGTAGTTAATGGGTCTTTAAGGTATGAGAGTTGGGATGACAAGCGCACTGGTGATAAGAGAAGCAAGAGCAGCATTTTAGTGGATGAGATTCAAATACTAAGCCCATTACCTGCTTTAAGAGCAACTAATAAGGTTGATTCTGATGAAGGGTTTCATGAGGATATCCCTTTTTAG